In the Pseudomonas sp. DTU_2021_1001937_2_SI_NGA_ILE_001 genome, one interval contains:
- the ctaD gene encoding cytochrome c oxidase subunit I: MSTVIEDHDLHTGHAHGPAKGLMRWVLTTNHKDIGTLYLLFSFSMFLLGGAFAMVIRAELFQPGLQIVQPEFFNQMTTMHGLIMVFGAVMPAFVGLANWMIPLMIGAPDMALPRLNNFSFWLLPAAFLMLVSTLFTPGGGPNFGWTFYAPLSTTYAPASVTFFIFAIHMMGISSIMGAINVIATILNLRAPGMTFMKMPLFVWTWLITAFLLIAVMPVLAGCVTMMLLDIHFGTSFFDAGGGGDPVLFQHVFWFFGHPEVYIMILPAFGAVSSIIPAFSRKRLFGYTSMVYATAAIAFLSFLVWAHHMFVVGIPLMGELFFMYATMLIAVPTGVKVFNWVSTMWQGSLTFETPMLFAVAFVILFTIGGFSGLMLAIAPADFQYQDTYFVVAHFHYVLVPGAIFGIFASAYYWLPKWTGHMYDETLGRLHFWMSFVGMNLAFFPMHFVGLAGMPRRIPDYNLQFANFNMLSSIGAFTFGVTQLLFLFIVIKTIRGGPPAPAKPWEGAEGLEWSVPSPAPYHTFATPPEVK, translated from the coding sequence GTGAGCACCGTAATCGAAGACCATGACCTGCACACCGGGCATGCCCATGGCCCGGCCAAGGGCCTGATGCGCTGGGTGCTGACCACCAACCACAAGGACATCGGCACCCTGTACCTGCTGTTCAGCTTCAGCATGTTCCTGCTCGGCGGTGCCTTCGCCATGGTGATCCGCGCCGAGCTGTTCCAGCCCGGCCTGCAGATCGTGCAGCCGGAGTTCTTCAACCAGATGACCACCATGCATGGTCTGATCATGGTCTTCGGCGCAGTGATGCCGGCTTTCGTCGGCCTGGCCAACTGGATGATCCCGCTGATGATCGGTGCGCCGGACATGGCCCTGCCGCGGCTCAACAACTTCAGCTTCTGGCTGCTGCCGGCGGCCTTCCTGATGCTGGTCTCCACGCTGTTCACCCCTGGCGGCGGGCCGAACTTCGGCTGGACCTTCTACGCGCCGCTGTCCACCACCTACGCGCCGGCCAGCGTGACCTTCTTCATCTTCGCCATCCACATGATGGGCATCAGCTCGATCATGGGGGCGATCAACGTCATCGCCACCATCCTCAACCTGCGTGCGCCGGGCATGACCTTCATGAAGATGCCGCTGTTCGTCTGGACCTGGCTGATCACCGCCTTTCTGCTGATTGCGGTGATGCCGGTGCTGGCCGGCTGCGTGACCATGATGCTGCTGGACATCCACTTCGGCACCAGCTTCTTCGACGCTGGCGGTGGTGGCGACCCGGTGCTGTTCCAGCACGTGTTCTGGTTCTTCGGCCATCCCGAGGTGTACATCATGATCCTGCCGGCCTTCGGTGCGGTCAGCTCGATCATCCCGGCGTTCTCGCGCAAGCGGCTGTTCGGCTACACCTCCATGGTCTACGCCACCGCCGCCATTGCCTTCCTGTCGTTCCTGGTCTGGGCGCACCACATGTTCGTGGTGGGCATTCCGCTGATGGGCGAGCTGTTCTTCATGTACGCCACCATGCTCATCGCCGTGCCCACCGGCGTGAAGGTGTTCAACTGGGTGAGCACCATGTGGCAGGGCTCGCTGACCTTCGAGACGCCCATGCTGTTCGCCGTGGCCTTCGTGATCCTGTTCACCATCGGTGGCTTCTCGGGGCTGATGCTGGCCATCGCCCCGGCGGACTTCCAGTATCAGGACACCTATTTCGTGGTCGCGCACTTCCATTACGTGCTGGTGCCGGGCGCCATCTTCGGCATCTTCGCCTCGGCCTATTACTGGCTGCCCAAGTGGACCGGGCACATGTATGACGAAACCCTCGGCAGGCTGCACTTCTGGATGTCCTTCGTGGGCATGAACCTGGCGTTCTTCCCCATGCACTTCGTCGGCCTGGCCGGGATGCCACGGCGCATTCCCGACTACAACCTGCAGTTCGCCAACTTCAACATGCTATCGTCCATCGGCGCCTTCACCTTCGGCGTCACCCAGCTGCTGTTCCTGTTCATCGTCATCAAGACCATTCGCGGCGGCCCGCCTGCCCCGGCCAAGCCTTGGGAGGGTGCCGAGGGGCTGGAGTGGAGCGTGCCGTCGCCGGCGCCCTATCACACCTTTGCCACGCCGCCGGAGGTCAAATGA
- a CDS encoding cytochrome c oxidase assembly protein — protein MSAAKQPAASSRRLVTRLLWVVVAMFGFGFALVPLYEVMCQAFGINGKTGGPYTGEQRVDEQRQVRVLFVSSNAAGMSWRFYPKASELRVHPGAVNEMLFVAENPAAYPMTAQAVPSVAPGRAAAWFHKTECFCFTQQVLAPGERIEMPVRFIVDRALPADVQQLTLAYTLFDITARQPPVAPASGARVTEVSHASP, from the coding sequence ATGAGCGCCGCGAAGCAACCCGCTGCGTCTTCGCGTCGCCTGGTGACCCGCCTGCTGTGGGTGGTGGTCGCCATGTTCGGCTTCGGCTTCGCTCTGGTGCCCCTCTACGAGGTGATGTGCCAGGCCTTCGGCATCAACGGCAAGACCGGCGGCCCGTACACTGGCGAACAGCGCGTCGATGAACAACGCCAGGTGCGTGTGCTGTTCGTGTCCAGCAACGCGGCGGGCATGAGCTGGCGCTTCTACCCCAAGGCCAGCGAATTGCGCGTGCACCCTGGGGCGGTCAACGAAATGCTGTTCGTCGCCGAGAACCCCGCCGCCTACCCCATGACCGCCCAGGCGGTGCCCAGCGTCGCGCCGGGTCGCGCGGCGGCCTGGTTCCACAAGACCGAATGCTTCTGCTTCACCCAGCAGGTGCTGGCGCCGGGCGAGCGCATCGAAATGCCGGTGCGCTTCATCGTCGACCGCGCCCTGCCTGCCGATGTGCAGCAGCTGACCCTTGCCTACACGCTGTTCGACATCACCGCCCGCCAGCCGCCTGTCGCGCCGGCCAGCGGCGCGCGCGTCACGGAGGTGTCCCATGCCAGCCCCTGA
- a CDS encoding cytochrome c oxidase subunit 3, whose amino-acid sequence MPAPEHYYVPAQSKWPIIATLALLITLFGLGTWFNDLKAGHPDSHGPWIFLSGSLLLAWMMVGWFGAVVRESRAGLYSAQLDRSFRWGMGWFIFSEVMFFAAFFGMLFYIRYWSGPWLGGEGSNGVSNMLWPEFRYQWPMLDTPDPKRYPAPQGIIDPWKLPLLNTVLLVSSSVTLTLAHHALKHGARRRLKLWLLATLLLGGSFLVLQGAEYLHAYHELGLTLGSGIYGATFFLLTGFHGAHVTIGALILLVMLLRILRGHFDARRQFGFEAASWYWHFVDVVWIGLFVFVYVI is encoded by the coding sequence ATGCCAGCCCCTGAACACTATTACGTCCCGGCCCAGAGCAAATGGCCGATCATCGCCACCCTGGCGCTGCTGATCACCCTGTTCGGCCTGGGCACCTGGTTCAACGACCTCAAGGCCGGGCACCCGGACAGTCACGGTCCGTGGATCTTCCTCAGCGGTAGCCTGCTGCTGGCGTGGATGATGGTCGGCTGGTTCGGCGCGGTGGTGCGCGAAAGTCGCGCAGGCCTGTACAGCGCCCAGCTGGACCGCTCGTTTCGCTGGGGCATGGGCTGGTTCATCTTCTCGGAGGTGATGTTCTTCGCCGCCTTCTTCGGCATGCTGTTCTACATTCGCTACTGGTCTGGCCCCTGGCTGGGCGGGGAAGGCAGCAACGGCGTGTCGAACATGCTCTGGCCCGAGTTCCGCTACCAGTGGCCGATGCTCGACACCCCCGACCCCAAGCGCTACCCGGCACCGCAAGGCATCATCGACCCCTGGAAACTGCCGCTGCTCAACACCGTGCTGCTGGTGAGTTCCAGCGTCACCCTCACCCTGGCGCACCACGCGCTCAAGCATGGCGCGCGGCGGCGCCTGAAGCTGTGGCTGCTCGCCACCCTGCTGCTGGGCGGCAGCTTTCTGGTGCTGCAGGGTGCCGAGTACCTGCATGCCTATCACGAACTGGGGCTGACCCTGGGCTCGGGCATCTACGGCGCGACCTTTTTCCTGCTCACCGGCTTCCATGGCGCGCATGTGACCATCGGTGCGCTGATTCTGCTGGTGATGCTGCTGCGCATCCTGCGCGGGCATTTCGATGCCAGGCGTCAGTTCGGCTTCGAAGCGGCCAGCTGGTACTGGCACTTCGTCGATGTGGTGTGGATCGGGCTGTTTGTGTTCGTCTACGTGATCTAG
- a CDS encoding SulP family inorganic anion transporter has translation MEATAGKGVSSIKSVLPRELLASVVVFLVALPLCMGIAIASGMPPAKGLITGIIGGLVVGFIAGSPLQVSGPAAGLAVLVFELVRTHGMAMLGPILLLAGLLQLLAGRFKLGCWFRVTAPAVVYGMLAGIGVLIVLSQVHVMFDSGPKPSGLDNLIGFPTTLAQAFGPGSGMQAGLLGLGTMAVMYGWEKLRPQPLRFVPGALLGVGIATGVSLLMALEVKRVQVPDNLAEAIDWLRPADLVNLMDPAVLVAAFALAFIASAETLLSAAAVDRMHNGVRSNFDKELSAQGIGNMLCGLVGALPMTGVIVRSSANVQAGATTRLSTIFHGLWLLAFVLVLSSVLQSIPVASLAGVLVYTGLKLVDLKAFRGLGRYGRMPMFTYAATAAAIVFTDLLTGVLVGFALTLVKLAFKASRLKISLVPMEGNKELELRLVGAATFLKVPALTQVLGTIPQGSTVHVPLGNLSYIDHSCLELLEEWGRANAAHGTRLLIEPRGLKRRLEGRVRTNTGIGAAGTA, from the coding sequence ATGGAAGCCACAGCCGGCAAAGGTGTTTCATCGATCAAATCTGTCTTGCCACGGGAGCTATTGGCTTCCGTGGTGGTGTTCCTCGTCGCCCTGCCTTTGTGCATGGGCATCGCCATCGCCTCGGGCATGCCGCCGGCCAAGGGCCTGATCACCGGCATCATCGGCGGCCTGGTGGTGGGTTTCATCGCCGGCTCGCCGTTGCAGGTCAGCGGCCCGGCGGCGGGGCTGGCGGTACTGGTGTTCGAGCTGGTGCGCACGCATGGCATGGCCATGCTCGGCCCGATCCTGCTGTTGGCCGGCCTGCTGCAACTGCTGGCCGGACGCTTCAAGCTGGGCTGCTGGTTCCGCGTCACGGCCCCGGCGGTGGTGTACGGCATGCTTGCCGGTATCGGCGTGCTGATCGTGCTGTCGCAGGTGCATGTGATGTTCGACAGCGGGCCCAAGCCTTCCGGGTTGGACAACCTGATCGGCTTCCCTACCACGCTGGCGCAGGCTTTCGGCCCTGGCAGCGGGATGCAGGCCGGTCTGCTCGGCCTGGGCACCATGGCGGTGATGTATGGCTGGGAAAAGCTGCGCCCGCAGCCGCTGCGCTTCGTGCCGGGTGCCTTGCTGGGCGTCGGCATCGCCACGGGTGTGAGCCTGCTCATGGCCCTGGAGGTCAAACGCGTGCAAGTGCCGGACAACTTGGCCGAAGCCATCGATTGGCTACGCCCGGCGGACCTGGTCAACCTCATGGACCCGGCCGTGCTGGTCGCCGCCTTCGCCCTGGCGTTCATCGCCAGTGCCGAGACGCTGCTCTCCGCCGCTGCCGTGGACCGCATGCACAACGGTGTGCGTTCGAACTTCGACAAGGAACTCAGCGCCCAGGGTATCGGCAACATGCTCTGCGGCCTGGTCGGCGCCCTGCCGATGACCGGTGTGATCGTGCGCAGCTCGGCCAACGTCCAGGCCGGCGCCACCACGCGCCTGTCGACCATCTTCCACGGCTTGTGGCTGCTGGCCTTCGTGCTGGTGCTGTCCAGTGTGCTGCAGAGCATTCCGGTGGCGAGCCTGGCGGGCGTGCTGGTGTATACCGGCCTGAAGTTGGTGGACCTCAAGGCATTCCGCGGCCTGGGTCGCTACGGGCGCATGCCGATGTTCACCTATGCGGCCACTGCTGCGGCGATCGTCTTCACCGACCTGCTGACCGGTGTGCTGGTGGGCTTCGCGCTGACCCTGGTCAAGCTGGCCTTCAAGGCCTCGCGACTGAAGATCAGCCTGGTGCCGATGGAAGGGAACAAGGAGCTGGAGCTGCGTCTGGTGGGGGCGGCGACCTTCCTGAAGGTGCCGGCTCTGACTCAGGTGCTGGGCACCATTCCCCAGGGCAGCACGGTCCATGTGCCGCTGGGTAATCTGAGTTACATCGACCACTCGTGCCTGGAGCTGCTCGAAGAGTGGGGACGCGCCAATGCGGCCCACGGTACTCGCTTGCTCATCGAGCCACGTGGCCTGAAACGCCGCCTGGAGGGTCGGGTGCGCACCAACACCGGCATCGGTGCAGCCGGCACCGCCTGA
- the coxB gene encoding cytochrome c oxidase subunit II, producing MRRHPRMRMACGAWVAGAWPLAGPAQAAWTTNMGPGVTGVSQAVYDLHMTIFWICVAIGIVVFAAIGWSVFAYRRSRRQQASSFHENTTVEILWTLVPFLILVAMAIPATRTLIDMYDASESQVDIQVTGYQWKWHYRYLGQDVEFFSNLATPVDQIHNRDAKSEHYLLEVDQPLVLPVGQKIRFLVTGADVIHSWWVPAFAVKRDAIPGFIHEAWTRIERPGTYRGQCTELCGKDHGFMPIVVEARPQAEYQAWLAGRKEESARLKELTAKDWTRQELIERGDKVYHTVCAACHQPEGQGMPPTFPALKGSAVAKGPLAAHLNIVFNGKPGTAMAAFGKQLSEVDIAAVVTYERNAWGNDMGDMLAPKDVLALKQASQ from the coding sequence ATGAGGCGTCATCCCCGAATGCGGATGGCTTGCGGGGCCTGGGTGGCGGGAGCCTGGCCGTTGGCCGGTCCTGCCCAGGCCGCCTGGACCACCAACATGGGCCCCGGTGTCACCGGAGTCAGCCAGGCGGTCTACGACCTGCACATGACCATCTTCTGGATCTGCGTGGCCATCGGCATCGTGGTGTTCGCGGCCATCGGCTGGAGCGTGTTCGCCTATCGCCGCTCGCGGCGGCAGCAGGCGTCGAGCTTTCACGAGAACACCACGGTGGAGATTCTCTGGACCCTGGTGCCCTTCCTGATCCTGGTGGCCATGGCCATTCCCGCCACCCGCACGCTCATCGACATGTATGACGCCAGCGAGTCGCAGGTGGACATCCAGGTCACCGGCTATCAATGGAAATGGCACTACCGCTACCTGGGCCAGGATGTGGAGTTCTTCAGCAACCTGGCCACGCCCGTGGACCAGATCCACAACCGCGATGCCAAGAGCGAACACTACCTGCTGGAGGTCGACCAGCCGCTGGTGCTGCCGGTGGGGCAGAAAATCCGCTTCCTGGTCACGGGTGCCGACGTCATCCACTCCTGGTGGGTGCCGGCCTTCGCGGTCAAGCGCGACGCCATTCCCGGCTTCATCCACGAAGCCTGGACCCGTATCGAGCGGCCCGGCACCTACCGGGGCCAGTGCACCGAGCTGTGCGGCAAGGACCACGGCTTCATGCCCATCGTCGTCGAGGCGCGGCCGCAGGCCGAGTACCAGGCCTGGCTGGCGGGGCGCAAGGAGGAAAGTGCACGGCTCAAGGAGCTGACCGCCAAGGACTGGACCCGTCAGGAACTCATCGAGCGCGGCGACAAGGTCTACCACACCGTCTGCGCCGCCTGTCACCAGCCCGAGGGCCAGGGCATGCCGCCGACCTTCCCGGCGCTCAAGGGCTCGGCGGTGGCCAAGGGGCCGCTGGCCGCGCACCTGAACATCGTCTTCAACGGCAAGCCGGGCACGGCCATGGCCGCCTTCGGCAAACAGCTGTCGGAGGTGGATATCGCGGCGGTGGTGACCTACGAACGCAACGCCTGGGGCAACGACATGGGGGACATGCTGGCGCCCAAGGATGTGCTGGCCCTCAAACAGGCCAGCCAATGA